Within Sphingobium sp. EP60837, the genomic segment GTCAACTATGCCGACCGTTATCTGATCACTGGCCTGATCGGTCCGATCAAGGCGCAGTTCGCGATCGGCGACGCCATGGTCGGCATGTTGATGGGGCCTGCCTTCGTGCTGCTCTATGTCATACTCGGCGTGCCCTTTGCGCGGCTGGCGGATCGAACGTCGCGCGTGCAGGTCATCGCGGCGGGTTGTGTCCTATGGAGCGGCGCGACGATTGCGACAGGGATGGCGAGCGGCCCGATCAGCCTGACGCTCGCGCGCGTTGCCGTGGGAGTGGGGGAGGCGGCGTTCGTCGCCCCCGCCTATTCGTTGCTCTCCGATTATTTCCGGCCTGAGCGGCGCGGTCTCGCCTTCGCGATATTGGGGCTGGCCGCCTATGTGGGGCAGATCGCAGGGCAAGCGGGCGGTCCAGCAATCGCGGCGCAGCATGATTGGCGCATGGCTTTCTACAGCATGGGCGCCATCGGGCTGCTTCTGGGCTTTGCCGCGCTGCTGCTCATCCGTGAGCCGCGACGGAGCGGGAGCGGCGAAGGGACGGTGGAGGCGCTGCCGCTTGGTCAATTGGCGCGATGCCTGGTGCGGAGCCCAGCTTATCTGTTCATGATGTTCGCCTTTGGCTTTGGCGTTCTGTCCGGTGTTGCCTTCGGCTATTGGGGTCCGGAGCTGTTCACACGCGCCTATGGCATGGACCCGGTGGCGGTGAAATCGGCCTTCGCCATGAACTTTGGATTGTCCGGCCTGGTGGGAATGCTGCTGTTCGGGGCTTTGTCCGACCGGCTCGCGCGGCGCAGCATGATCTGGCCCTGTCGCCTGTCAGCCCTGGCGTTGGGCGCCGCCACTTGTGCGATCCTGATGGCGAGTTGGGCCGGTAGTTTCGGGACGGCGAGGCTGGCGGCGATACCTGCTGGCCTGCTGGGCGGCGGGTGGTCCGTCGGCTTCATGGCGACGCTGCAATATATGTTGCCGCCGCGTATCCGGGCAGCATCGACGGCGCTGTTCCTGGCGGTGACGACGTTGCTCGGCTTTTTCGTCGGACCTTGGGCCACCGGCGCATTGAGCGAGATGATGGGCCATGACGCCGCGGCGCTTCGCCTGGCGTTGACGCTGATTATTCCGTTCGGCTTCCTTTCGGCCTTGCTCGGCTGGGCCGCGGCCGGACGGGTGGAGCGCGATCGGGCTGCGTTGCACGACGCGCTTTCGATTCGACCTGCCGCCCCTTTGCTGGCAAGACCAGCGGCAGAAAAGGGTTGAGTGACGTGTATGAGTGAGACTTTCATGTTCGACGAGACGGATCGCAAGATCGTCGAACAGTTGCGGCAAAATGGGCGGGCTACCAATCAGCAGATCGCCGAATCCCTGAACCTGATTGCTTCCACCGTGTCCACCCGCATCCGGCGGATGGAAGATGCGGGGATGCTGCGCGTCGTCGCCGTGTCCGACTTCGCCGTGCACGGATATAATGTCGTCATTCACGTTGCGATCCAGGTCAGCGGGCGCCCGGCCTTGGACGTGGCGGAGGATCTGGCCGTTTTTTCTGAAGTCTTCGCTGCGCACCTGGTCACGGGCAGCTATGAAGTCAGCGTGGTTCTGACCTTGAGAGATATTGACGAGCTGCCATCGCTGATCACCGACAAATTGTCCAAAGTGGCGGGTATAAAATCGATGACGCCAGCTATCGGCTTAGACATAGTCCGCTATGGTCTGGACACAGCGCCGGTAGAGAGCAGGAGGCTTGCATGAGAAAGCCGGATCTGGATGAGCTGGATCATCAGCTGATCGACATTTTGGCGCAGGATGCGCGCGTGTCGAACCGTAAGATCGCAAGCGAGCTTGGCGTCAACGAAGGGACGGTCAGGGGCCGGATCAAGCGGCTGCAGCAGGAAAGGCTGATCGCCTTCACTGCGCTAACCGGGCTGAAACTGGAAAAGGCG encodes:
- a CDS encoding MFS transporter; this translates as MTDTRPTSNPWVVLATLLAIYIVNYADRYLITGLIGPIKAQFAIGDAMVGMLMGPAFVLLYVILGVPFARLADRTSRVQVIAAGCVLWSGATIATGMASGPISLTLARVAVGVGEAAFVAPAYSLLSDYFRPERRGLAFAILGLAAYVGQIAGQAGGPAIAAQHDWRMAFYSMGAIGLLLGFAALLLIREPRRSGSGEGTVEALPLGQLARCLVRSPAYLFMMFAFGFGVLSGVAFGYWGPELFTRAYGMDPVAVKSAFAMNFGLSGLVGMLLFGALSDRLARRSMIWPCRLSALALGAATCAILMASWAGSFGTARLAAIPAGLLGGGWSVGFMATLQYMLPPRIRAASTALFLAVTTLLGFFVGPWATGALSEMMGHDAAALRLALTLIIPFGFLSALLGWAAAGRVERDRAALHDALSIRPAAPLLARPAAEKG
- a CDS encoding Lrp/AsnC family transcriptional regulator, producing the protein MSETFMFDETDRKIVEQLRQNGRATNQQIAESLNLIASTVSTRIRRMEDAGMLRVVAVSDFAVHGYNVVIHVAIQVSGRPALDVAEDLAVFSEVFAAHLVTGSYEVSVVLTLRDIDELPSLITDKLSKVAGIKSMTPAIGLDIVRYGLDTAPVESRRLA